The sequence TATAACTGTGATATTACTTATTCAACTAATGCTGAGATTGGTTTTGACTATCTTCGTGACAATATGGTTGTCCGCAAAGAAAATATGGTACAGCGGCCGCTTAATTTTGCTTTAGTTGATGAGGTGGATTCTGTTTTGATTGATGAGGCCAGAACGCCATTGATTGTTTCAGGACCTGTTAGCACAGAAACCAATCAGCTTTATCATCGTGCAGATAGTTTTGTAAAAACCTTATCAGAAGATGATTATGCGATTGATACGCCCACTAAAACGATTGGTTTAAAAGATTCTGGAATTGATAAAGCAGAAGAGTATTTTCATCTAGAAAATCTTTACGACATTGATAATGTGGCTTTGACCCACTATATTGACAATGCTTTACGTGCTAACTACATTATGTTGCTTGATATTGATTACGTGGTTAGTGAAGAACAGGAAATTCTAATTGTTGACCAATTTACTGGTCGTACAATGGAAGGGCGTCGTTTTTCGGATGGCCTCCACCAAGCTATTGAAGCAAAAGAGGGGGTACCAATTCAGGATGAGTCTAAAACTAGTGCTTCCATTACCTATCAAAATATGTTTCGCATGTATAAAAAGTTAGCGGGAATGACGGGGACTGCGAAGACAGAAGAAGAGGAATTTCGTGAAATTTATAATATGCGCATTATTCCGATTCCAACCAATCGTCCGGTAGCCCGTATTGATCATCAGGACTTGCTCTATCCAACACTTGAAGCGAAATTTAGAGCTGTTGTTGCTGATGTTAAGGAACGCCATGAAAAAGGACAGCCTGTTTTGGTTGGTACTGTTGCTGTCGAAACATCAGATTTGATTTCAAAAATGCTAGTTCAAGCAGGTGTTCCTCACGAAGTTCTCAATGCCAAAAATCACTTTAAAGAAGCTCAGATTATTATGAATGCGGGTCAACGTGGTGCCGTTACCATTGCTACCAATATGGCAGGACGCGGTACTGATATTAAGTTGGGCGAGGGTGTACGTGAGCTCGGCGGTCTTTGTGTCGTTGGGACGGAACGTCATGAAAGCCGTCGGATTGACAATCAATTACGTGGACGTTCTGGCCGTCAAGGTGACCCCGGTGAGTCACAATTCTATCTCTCTTTAGAAGATGAACTAATGCGTCGTTTTGGTTCCGAGCGTATCAAGGCTTTTCTTGATCGTTTTATTGAGGAAGATAATGATGTGGTGATTAAATCACGCATGCTAACCAATCAAGTTGAATCAGCTCAAAGACGTGTTGAAGGAAACAACTATGATACTCGTAAGCAAGTGCTTCAATATGATGATGTTATGCGTGAACAGCGTGAGATTATCTATGCCGAGCGTTACGATGTTATCACAGCAGAACGTGACCTTGCACCAGAGATTAAGGCTATGATTAAACGAACAATTGAACGCACAGTGGACTCTCATAGTCAATTGGATCGTAAAGAAAGCCTAGATGCTATCCTTAACTTTGCTAAAACAAATCTTTTACCAGAAGATACTATCAGTCTACATGATATAGAAGATTTAAACTATGAAGATATTAAGGATCTGCTCTATGATGCAGCTCTTAAAAATTATGACCGTCAAATTGCTAAACTTCGTGATGAAGAGGCTGTTCGAGAGTTCCAGAAAGTGTTGATCTTGATGGTTGTTGATAATAAATGGACAGATCATATTGATGCTCTGGATCAACTGCGCAGTTCAGTTGGTTTACGTGGTTATGCGCAGAATAACCCTATTGTTGAATACCAATCAGAAGGTTTCAGGATGTTCCAAGATATGATTGGTGCTATTGAATTTGATGTGACACGTACCATGATGAAGGCACAGATTCATGAACAAGAACGTGAGAAAGAAACTGAAAGTAGGACGACAGCTGAGCAAAATATTTCAGCACAGTCTACTATTTCTCCTCAAGATCCAATCTTTAAGAATGTGGGCCGTAATGATAAATGTCCATGTGGTTCAGGTAAGAAGTTTAAAAACTGTCATGGACGCAAGCGATTTTAATGAATTAGAAGGATAAAAAATGTCTTTTAAAGCAACTAGTGATAAAATTAACATAGAAGAAATGCGGAGCTTGTCAAAATTAACAGGTGAAGCTTTAGCCCAAAAGGAAGCACGTGATCGTGAATTGGTTTCCATTATTAAGGGAGAAGACAATCGTTTACTCTTGATTATTGGTCCTTGTTCGTCGGATAATGAAGAAGCTGTTCTTGAGTATGCTAAACGTCTTGCCAAATTGCAGGAAGAAGTTAAGGATCGCATTTTTATGGTGATGCGCGTTTATACAGCAAAGCCACGTACTAATGGTGATGGGTACAAAGGAATGGTCCATCAACCTAATACAGGTGCGGCTCCCAGTCTGATTAACGGTATTACAGCTGTACGCAATCTGCACTATCGTGTGATTACTGAAACGGGTATTACAACAGCAGATGAAATGCTTTATCCTGAAAATCTTCCTTTAATTGATGATTTAGTATCCTATATTGCAGTTGGTGCTCGTTCAGTTGAGGATCAGCAACACCGTTTTGTAGCTTCAGGCATTGATGTGCCTACTGGCATGAAAAATCCAACATCAGGAAATCTGAATATCATGTTTAATGGTATTTATGCTGCACAAAATAAACAATCGTTCCTTTTCAATGGCGAAGAAGTTGAAACCAGCGGCAATCCCACAGCTCATGTTATCTTGCGCGGCGGCATTAATGAATATGGAAAAAATATCCCAAATTATTACTATGACAATGTCTTAGATACGATTGATCAGTATGAAAAGATGGGGCTGCAAAATCCTTTTATTGTTGTTGATACCAATCATGATAACTCTGGTAAAAACTATTTGGAACAAGTAAGAATTGTTCGGCAGACCCTTATTAACCGTGACTGGAATGATAAAATCAATAAGTATGTTCGCGGCTTTATGATTGAATCTTATCTGGAAGACGGCCGTCAGAATGAGCCAGAAGTTTTTGGCAAATCTATTACGGATCCTTGTTTGGGTTGGGAAAATACGCAACAATTGGTTCATGAAATTTATGATACTTTAGGAAATTAAAATGGGTATTCATCAAAAAAGCAAAGCCATAGACCTTTTCACGGTTAAACAAGGCACACAATTAAAAGGTCAGGATTTGGCTAAGAAACAAGCACGTGATCGTGAATTGGTTTCCATTATTAAGGGAGAAGACAATCGTTTACTCTTGATTATTGGTCCTTGTTCGTCGGATAATGAAGAAGCTGTTCTTGAGTATGCTAAACGTCTTGCCAAATTGCAGGAAGAAGTTAAGGATCGCATTTTTATGGTGATGCGCGTTTATACAGCAAAGCCACGTACTAATGGTGATGGGTACAAAGGACTCATTCATCAGCCAAGTACTTCTAAATTGCCAGATTTGATTAATGGCATTCATGCTGTTCGTAATTTGCATTATCGTGTGATTACTGAGACAGGATTGACAACAGCAGATGAAATGCTTTACCCTTCTAACCTTGTCTTAGTAGATGATTTGGTTTCTTATCATGCTATTGGTGCTCGTTCGGTTGAAGATCAGGAACATCGCTTTGTAGCTTCAGGCATTGATGTGCCTACTGGCATGAAAAATCCAACGTCTGGTAATCTCAAGGTTATGCTTAATGCTTTGCATGTAGCACAAAATTCACAAAATTTTATCTATAATGGAGCAGAAGTAGAAACAGACGGCAATTCCTTGGCTCATGTTATTCTGCGTGGAGGCAGCAATGAGCATGGTGAATATGAACCTAATTACTATTATGATGTTCTCTTAAAACTGATCCAACAGTATGAAAATATGAAGTTAATCAATCCTTTTATTGTTGTTGATACCAATCATGATAATTCTGGTAAAAACTATTTGGAACAAGTAAGAATTGTTCGGCAAACCCTTATTAACCGTGACTGGAATGATAAAATCAATAAGTATGTTCGCGGCTTTATGATTGAATCTTATCTGGAAGACGGCCGTCAGGATAAGCCGGAAGTTTTTGGCAAATCTATTACGGATCCTTGTTTGGGTTGGGAAAATACGCAACAGTTGATTTATGAGATTTACCATACTCTCAAGGAAAAGTAATTGTTAATATCAAAAAATTGAAGAAATTGAGACAAAAGTGTTCTGACTTTTTACTGTATCATCATTTCAGTTTAATGCAGTGGCTGATTGGAGGTTTTTTATTTGACCTCATGAATATCATTATGTCAATACCTAATCAACTTTGCGGAAAGCAGGACGACAAAATCATAATGAAAGTGCGTTTACCGCTTTTTGTTCCATTTTCATTTCAATTAAAAATATAACAAAACAAAGAGGTTGGAGAAGGATATTCCAGCCTCTTTTAGAAAGATACTATGATAATAGGACACGGAATTGATTTACAAGACATTGCTGCTGTTCGGAGAGCTCATGAGAGAAGTTCACGCTTTGCCAGCAAAGTTTTAACATTTAAAGAGTTAGAAATTTTCACTAGTCTTAAAGGTAGGCGTCAAGTAGAGTATTTAGCAGGACGTTGGGCTGCTAAAGAAGCCTTTTCAAAGGCTTATGGCAGTGGCATTGGTTCTTTGCGCTTTCAAGACTTAGAGATTTTGGCTAATAATAAAGGAGCACCGATTTTTACAAAGTCTCCCTTTTCGGGAAATATTTTATCAGTATTTCTCATTCTGAGAATTATGTTGAAGCCAGTGTTATTTTGGAGGAGAACAACTTATGATTGCTAGTTACCATCGTCCGACAACAGCTTTAATTCATTTAGATCATATCAAATTTAATATCGAACAAGTTCAACACCATATTCCAAAAGCAGCCAAAACTTTTGCTGTGGTTAAAGCCAATGCTTATGGACATGGTGCTGTTCAGGTGGCTCAAGCCATTCAAAAGCAAGTTGATGGTTTTTGTGTTTCTAATTTAGATGAGGCCTTGGAATTGCGTCAGGCTGGTCTGAATGATTTTATTTTAATTTTGGGTGTCCTTCTTCCTGAGGAAGTTGCCTTGGCTAAAAAAGAAAATATTACTATTACAGTTGCTGACTTAGATTGGTTTGATAAAGTACAGACAGAAAGCATTGATTTAGTTGGCCTTTCAGTACATGTTAAAGTCGATTCTGGTATGGGAAGAATTGGAGTTCGCAGTGCTGCAGAAGCGAATAAGCTTATTGCAGGTTTGCAGAAAGCAGGAGCGACTGTTAATGGTATCTTTACCCATTTTGCAACAGCAGATGAAGCTTCTACTGTTAAATTCAGTCAACAGTTAGAAATGTTTACCACCCTTATCAGTCAATTGGATTACAAACCTCAAACAGTACATGCGTCTAACTCTGCTACAAGTATTTGGCATAGTGATACAGTAATGAATGCTGTTCGCCTGGGAATAGTGATGTATGGTCTCAATCCTAGTGGCCGTGCACTTGAATTGCCTTATGAAGTAAAGCCAGCATTAGAGTTGACATCCGCTCTTGTGCAGGTCAAAGAAGTGCAAGCTGGTGATACAGTCGGCTATGGAGCGACTTATACTGCCAGTCAGGCTGAAATTATTGGGACCGTCCCTGTTGGTTATGCTGATGGTTGGACAAGAGATTTGCAAGGTTTTTATGTTTTGGTAGATGGCCACTATTGTGAAATTGTGGGGCGCGTGTCCATGGATCAAATCACTATTCGTTTACCTAAAGCTTATCCTTTAGGAACCAAAGTTACCTTAATTGGACAGGATGGACATGAAATGATTTCAGCAACAGATGTCGCTGAAAAACGAGAAACGATTAATTATGAGGTGCTCTGTTTGATCAGTGACCGAGTTCCTCGCAAATATATGAAAAAGTTCAGTTAAGTAGCTGAACTTTTTTGGCTTATTAACAACTCACTATAGCTGATAATGAACTACTGTCATACTCTTTGAATATAAGTTTACCTTATGTGTCCAAAACGGATATTGTCTACTATAGAATCATAGAGCTATTTTTTGTTATAATATAATAAAAATCATTGGAGAGATACTTATGGACTTACAGTCATCACTTGCGGTTTTAAAGGGATTAGGTCCTAAGTCTGCAGAAAAATTTCATAGATTAGGCATTTATACCATTGAGGACTTGTTGCTTTACTATCCTTTTCGTTATGAGGACTTTAAGGCAAAATCTGTTTTAGATTTGCTAGATGGTGAAAAAGCTGTTGTTACTGGAAAAGTAGTGACCCCAGCTAATGTACAATATTATGGGTTTAAACGTAATCGTCTATCTTTTAAAATAAAACAAGATGAAGCTGTTATTGCTGTTTCTTTTTTTAATCAGCCTTATTTACAAGATAAGGTGGAGCTTGATCAGGATATTGCTATTTTTGGAAAATGGGATCAAAAGAAGTCAGCTCTTACGGGCATGAAGATTTTGGCTCAAGTGACAGATGATATGCAGCCTGTTTATCATGTGGCACAAGGAATATCACAGTCAGCTCTTATTAAGGCAATTCAATCTGTCTTTGATGCTGGCTATTTACGCTTCTTATCTGAAAATTTACCGCAGGTTTTGCTTAATAAATATCGCTTGTTAGACAGACAAACAGCTACGCGGGCTATGCATTTTCCGAAAGATTTGGAAGAATATAAACAAGCCTTGCGTCGCATCAAATTTGAGGAACTCTTTTATTTTCAACTCAATTTGCAGGTTCTTAAAGCAAGTAATAAATCGGAATCGAATGGTCTGCTTATTGCTTACGATCACAATCAAGTAGCTGCTAAAATAGCTGCTCTGCCTTTTGCCCTGACGAATGCGCAAAAGAAGAGCTTAGACGACATTCTAGCAGATATGAAGTCTGGCGCTCATATGAATCGGCTTTTACAGGGAGATGTCGGCTCTGGTAAGACCGTCATTGCCAGTCTTGCTATGTATGCAGCCTATAGTGCAGGACTTCAATCGGCTTTGATGGTTCCTACGGAAATTTTAGCGGAACAACATTATGAAAGTTTAAGGACTTTATTTCCTGAACTTTCAATTGCACTTTTGACGTCTGGAATGAAGGCTGCTGTCAGACGTTCAGCCTTAGCAGCTATTGCTGATGGCTCAGTAGATATGATTGTTGGTACCCATGCTCTTATTCAAGAAGGTGTTGATTACCATAAACTAGGCTTAGTCATTACGGATGAGCAACATCGATTTGGTGTTAAGCAAAGGCAGCTGTTTAGGGAAAAGGGAGAGAATCCTGATGTTCTCATGATGACAGCCACACCTATTCCTAGAACCTTGGCTATTACTGCCTTTGGCGAAATGGATGTTTCTCTTATTGATGAATTGCCAGCAGGTCGCAAACCGATTATTACACGTTGGGTTAAGCATGAACAGTTAGATAAAGTTCTGCCTTGGGTTAAAGAACAGCTCAAGAAAAAGGCACAAGTTTATGTCATTTCACCTCTGATTGAGGAGTCTGAAACCTTGGATTTGAAAAATGCTGTCGCTTTAGAAGAAGACTTAAAAGCTTATTTTGCGTCGTCTGCTAATATTGCTCTTATGCATGGTCGTATGAAAAATGATGAAAAAGAAGCCATTATGCAGGCTTTCAAAAAGGGCAGTATTGATATTCTGGTTTCAACAACTGTCATTGAAGTTGGGGTCAATGTACCTAATGCTACGATTATGATTATCATGGATGCCGATCGTTTTGGTCTTAGTCAATTGCATCAATTACGAGGACGTGTGGGACGTGGAGAAAAGCAATCCTATGCCATTTTAGTTGCTAATCCTAAAACGGATACTGGGAAAAATCGCATGCGCATTATGACAAAAACAACAGATGGCTTTGTTTTGGCTGAAGAAGATTTAAAAATGCGTGGTTCAGGAGAAATTTTTGGTGTTCGTCAATCTGGCATTCCTGAATTTCAGGTTGCTGATATTGTGGAAGATTACCCTATTTTAGAAGAGGCTAGAAAAGTGGCTAGTCAAATTGTGGCTGTTAAAGATTGGTGTCAAGATAAACGATGGGCAATTCTTGTGCAAAATCTTAAGCAAAAGAAATTTTGGATTAAGGTTTATATCAGCTTTTTCTAAGCTTTCCTTAAGCTAATAACTTTAAAATAACATCATTAAAGGAAAGTGAGGAATCAGTTATGACTATTAAAATTAGAGTAAATTACAAGAAAAATTATGAAAAATCTCAAAAGTCATTATTAAATTATGGCCAATCTATCATTAAATGATCATATTGTTTTGGATACAAAGAAAAATAAGTCCCGCTTCATTTTAGCGGGATTTTATGATGATTCATAAGACACAGACGGTTTAGTAAAATTTTGCAAATTATTGTAATGTTTAATATTAAAAGAGAGATCCTGTTTTTCCTGAATAAGAATTTCATGAACGAAATAACAGTTTCTCTCTTTTTTTACTTATTTTAAATAAAATGATGTTTGTACAATTAGATTTATTTCTGTTTCTTTAAATGAGAGTTGAGAAAAATGCCTAATAAGATCGTGCCACAAATAATTAAGGTCGTATTTTTGACCTGCTTGCCGGATAATTCCAGAGAATAGTTAAAGTGTTGATGTTTGGATTTGTCTGTAGCTGTAATATTAAGTTTCATAAGATTTTTCACTCCTTTTGTTCAACCTTCTATGTATTCCTTTAATTCTTGCTTCTTAAGTCCAGCGTTGAGAGCGATGAGAAGTTTGAGTCTGGCCTTAGGGGCGTTGAGTTCTCTAACAAACATGACACCTGCTTCTTGCAGTTTGACACCGCCACCTTGGTATGCGTAGACGGGCTCTGCAATCCCGTTAAAACACCGAGAGACGAGAGCGACAGGAATTCCTTCTTGAATGAGCTTTGTAATGCTTTGAGCAGCCTCGGGTGGAAGGTTACCAGCACCTAGAGCTTCAACAACCAAACCATCAATACTGCTTTTATCTAAAGTATTTAAAAGCCAGTCTCCCATACCAGCGTAGGCCTTGATAATGGGAACAGTTCCTGTTAAAGATTCTAAGCGAAAACGAACCCGCGGTTCAGCTGTTTTGAAAAAGAGAATATCATGTTTCATAATGATACCAAGCGGTCCATGTGTAGGTGTTTGAAAAGTAGAAACATTAGTAGTATGTGTTTTGGTAACGTATTTAGCAGCATGAATTTCATCATTCATGACAACAAGGACTCCTTTGTCAACAGCATTGTCATGGCTGGCAACACGAAGGGCAGATAAGTAATTGTAAACACCATCACTCCCTAACTCATTGGAAGAACGCATAGCTCCAGTCAAAACAATGGGAATTTGTGGCAAAATCATGGTGTCTAGGAAGTAAGCAGTCTCTTCTAAAGTGTCTGTTCCATGTGTAATAACCACGCCATCGTATAAGCCAGCTGTTTCTCTGATTTTTTGAGTTAATAAAAGCATATGCTCCACTGTCATTTGCGGACTAGGAATGTTTAAAAAATCAATAGCATTAATCTGAATATCATCAAGTTTGACACTGGCATGGTTCATAGGGTTATCACTGTCTGGAACAACCCTACCAGCCTTATCAGCATGCATGGAAATGGTTCCCCCAGTATGTAAAACAAGGATTCTTTTCATGATTTTTAAAATTCTTTCAAATTGTGTTATACTATATTTTAACATAAATTAAAGAATATGAAAGGTGATATTGTGGCAATTAA comes from Streptococcus troglodytae and encodes:
- a CDS encoding 3-deoxy-7-phosphoheptulonate synthase, translating into MSFKATSDKINIEEMRSLSKLTGEALAQKEARDRELVSIIKGEDNRLLLIIGPCSSDNEEAVLEYAKRLAKLQEEVKDRIFMVMRVYTAKPRTNGDGYKGMVHQPNTGAAPSLINGITAVRNLHYRVITETGITTADEMLYPENLPLIDDLVSYIAVGARSVEDQQHRFVASGIDVPTGMKNPTSGNLNIMFNGIYAAQNKQSFLFNGEEVETSGNPTAHVILRGGINEYGKNIPNYYYDNVLDTIDQYEKMGLQNPFIVVDTNHDNSGKNYLEQVRIVRQTLINRDWNDKINKYVRGFMIESYLEDGRQNEPEVFGKSITDPCLGWENTQQLVHEIYDTLGN
- the secA gene encoding preprotein translocase subunit SecA codes for the protein MANILRTIIENDKGEVRKLTKIAKKVESHANEMEALSDEELQAKTDEFKERYQNGETLDDLLPEAFAVVREASKRVLGLYPYRVQIMGGVVLHHGDVPEMRTGEGKTLTATMPVYLNALAGEGVHVVTVNEYLATRDATEMGELYSWLGLSVGINLAAKSSSEKREAYNCDITYSTNAEIGFDYLRDNMVVRKENMVQRPLNFALVDEVDSVLIDEARTPLIVSGPVSTETNQLYHRADSFVKTLSEDDYAIDTPTKTIGLKDSGIDKAEEYFHLENLYDIDNVALTHYIDNALRANYIMLLDIDYVVSEEQEILIVDQFTGRTMEGRRFSDGLHQAIEAKEGVPIQDESKTSASITYQNMFRMYKKLAGMTGTAKTEEEEFREIYNMRIIPIPTNRPVARIDHQDLLYPTLEAKFRAVVADVKERHEKGQPVLVGTVAVETSDLISKMLVQAGVPHEVLNAKNHFKEAQIIMNAGQRGAVTIATNMAGRGTDIKLGEGVRELGGLCVVGTERHESRRIDNQLRGRSGRQGDPGESQFYLSLEDELMRRFGSERIKAFLDRFIEEDNDVVIKSRMLTNQVESAQRRVEGNNYDTRKQVLQYDDVMREQREIIYAERYDVITAERDLAPEIKAMIKRTIERTVDSHSQLDRKESLDAILNFAKTNLLPEDTISLHDIEDLNYEDIKDLLYDAALKNYDRQIAKLRDEEAVREFQKVLILMVVDNKWTDHIDALDQLRSSVGLRGYAQNNPIVEYQSEGFRMFQDMIGAIEFDVTRTMMKAQIHEQEREKETESRTTAEQNISAQSTISPQDPIFKNVGRNDKCPCGSGKKFKNCHGRKRF
- the recG gene encoding ATP-dependent DNA helicase RecG gives rise to the protein MDLQSSLAVLKGLGPKSAEKFHRLGIYTIEDLLLYYPFRYEDFKAKSVLDLLDGEKAVVTGKVVTPANVQYYGFKRNRLSFKIKQDEAVIAVSFFNQPYLQDKVELDQDIAIFGKWDQKKSALTGMKILAQVTDDMQPVYHVAQGISQSALIKAIQSVFDAGYLRFLSENLPQVLLNKYRLLDRQTATRAMHFPKDLEEYKQALRRIKFEELFYFQLNLQVLKASNKSESNGLLIAYDHNQVAAKIAALPFALTNAQKKSLDDILADMKSGAHMNRLLQGDVGSGKTVIASLAMYAAYSAGLQSALMVPTEILAEQHYESLRTLFPELSIALLTSGMKAAVRRSALAAIADGSVDMIVGTHALIQEGVDYHKLGLVITDEQHRFGVKQRQLFREKGENPDVLMMTATPIPRTLAITAFGEMDVSLIDELPAGRKPIITRWVKHEQLDKVLPWVKEQLKKKAQVYVISPLIEESETLDLKNAVALEEDLKAYFASSANIALMHGRMKNDEKEAIMQAFKKGSIDILVSTTVIEVGVNVPNATIMIIMDADRFGLSQLHQLRGRVGRGEKQSYAILVANPKTDTGKNRMRIMTKTTDGFVLAEEDLKMRGSGEIFGVRQSGIPEFQVADIVEDYPILEEARKVASQIVAVKDWCQDKRWAILVQNLKQKKFWIKVYISFF
- a CDS encoding 3-deoxy-7-phosphoheptulonate synthase; the protein is MGIHQKSKAIDLFTVKQGTQLKGQDLAKKQARDRELVSIIKGEDNRLLLIIGPCSSDNEEAVLEYAKRLAKLQEEVKDRIFMVMRVYTAKPRTNGDGYKGLIHQPSTSKLPDLINGIHAVRNLHYRVITETGLTTADEMLYPSNLVLVDDLVSYHAIGARSVEDQEHRFVASGIDVPTGMKNPTSGNLKVMLNALHVAQNSQNFIYNGAEVETDGNSLAHVILRGGSNEHGEYEPNYYYDVLLKLIQQYENMKLINPFIVVDTNHDNSGKNYLEQVRIVRQTLINRDWNDKINKYVRGFMIESYLEDGRQDKPEVFGKSITDPCLGWENTQQLIYEIYHTLKEK
- the alr gene encoding alanine racemase, with protein sequence MIASYHRPTTALIHLDHIKFNIEQVQHHIPKAAKTFAVVKANAYGHGAVQVAQAIQKQVDGFCVSNLDEALELRQAGLNDFILILGVLLPEEVALAKKENITITVADLDWFDKVQTESIDLVGLSVHVKVDSGMGRIGVRSAAEANKLIAGLQKAGATVNGIFTHFATADEASTVKFSQQLEMFTTLISQLDYKPQTVHASNSATSIWHSDTVMNAVRLGIVMYGLNPSGRALELPYEVKPALELTSALVQVKEVQAGDTVGYGATYTASQAEIIGTVPVGYADGWTRDLQGFYVLVDGHYCEIVGRVSMDQITIRLPKAYPLGTKVTLIGQDGHEMISATDVAEKRETINYEVLCLISDRVPRKYMKKFS
- a CDS encoding asparaginase; translated protein: MKRILVLHTGGTISMHADKAGRVVPDSDNPMNHASVKLDDIQINAIDFLNIPSPQMTVEHMLLLTQKIRETAGLYDGVVITHGTDTLEETAYFLDTMILPQIPIVLTGAMRSSNELGSDGVYNYLSALRVASHDNAVDKGVLVVMNDEIHAAKYVTKTHTTNVSTFQTPTHGPLGIIMKHDILFFKTAEPRVRFRLESLTGTVPIIKAYAGMGDWLLNTLDKSSIDGLVVEALGAGNLPPEAAQSITKLIQEGIPVALVSRCFNGIAEPVYAYQGGGVKLQEAGVMFVRELNAPKARLKLLIALNAGLKKQELKEYIEG